From Cinclus cinclus unplaced genomic scaffold, bCinCin1.1 SCAFFOLD_134, whole genome shotgun sequence, the proteins below share one genomic window:
- the LOC134057498 gene encoding basic salivary proline-rich protein 2-like — MHHHPRNRERALNLSILSVSGPDLGFPGAARRVMGITPPDRQSASFMVGTTTAQTVPSKVDRADIRMGRRRRGGVRSARGYLESPKLPGGPGLVLDQPGSRHPRRRRGARERADARPTGERPANPDRPGSFTAPTRGSGITDATVAAWQRRAPAAAADDIAARRRLGRGTAPRVELPPQHPPRGGEAGRPRRRPTPAAGPSRDAAEETATRQGGRGPDTEAPWPGRLALQQAAVRQRSAVRSSSSRTATQRCSQPAPTGTNSGQGQHRHLAREERHLACDGKRIGKETTLLKVPNTAEALPMTERAPEEPARRGPFPTRPEKPHRSEPTEGKTERKAATETATKAPRPRSWDNGNGSPACTPHPPPPAGSTTVQAGSGQMTAGLRTRMRAGHVPERPSPRLGAAEPPRRSRGRRRRRATSSFFTTGHTAEEESGGCRHPPAGRNTTETGQLPPTMPRATGFRPPRSDRLPSGKAGPDTTGRPGTVARSRRPLPRKGEAPPPRPRHSPGGGGGSLSGSGPHYGTAGHRGRPSPLKNSARYAGNRDKPRPHAPLHVPRSPSDTDNSGKTGRERGTRRSHLGRPSRARGLSGKGPGESLGRLNTSPRPQSTPRLPVTAHQTDSRKTPRPLSGQAPGLRPGRKGTRRRRLAQPPCPGGSKRVPAPPPRTSRNRRQPGRSGTHSRLFLPRSSLSLPRPPHLASAGERLSVITWTHNLSQQAG; from the exons ATGCACCACCACCCACGGAATCGAGAAAGAGCTCTCAATCTGTCAATCCTGTCCGTGTCCGGGCCGG ACTTGGGTTTCCCGGGAGCTGCCCGGCGGGTCATGGGAATAACGCCGCCGGATCGCCAGTCGGCATCGTTTATGGTCGGAACTACGACG GCACAGACAGTACCATCGAAAGTTGATAGGGCAGACATTCGAATGGGTCGTCGCCGCCGCGGGGGCGTGCGATCGGCTCGAGGTTATCTAGAGTCACCAAAGCTGCCGGGCGGGCCCGGGTTGGTTTTG GATCAACCAGGTAGCCGCCACCCACGGCGGCGCCGCGGCGCGCGCGAGCGCGCGGACGCCCGGCCCACCGGCGAACGCCCTGCCAACCCTGACCGCCCCGGCTCTTTCACCGCTCCGACCCGCGGGAGCGGCATCACGGACGCGACGGTGGCGGCATGGCAGCGGCGGGCACCGGCAGCGGCGGCCGACGACATCGCGGCCCGGCGGCGCCTGGGGCGGGGAACGGCGCCGCGCGTGGAGCTACCCCCCCAACACCCACCGCGCGGTGGGGAGGCGGGACGCCCTCGCCGGCGGCCGACCCCGGCGGCCGGCCCTTCCCGCGACGCCGCGG AGGAGACAGCGACCCGGCAAGGCGGGCGCGGCCCGGACACCGAGGCCCCTTGGCCGGGGCGGCTCGCTCTGCAGCAGGCGGCGGTGCGACAAAGGAGCGCCGTGCG CTCAAGCTCGAGCCGCACCGCCACCCAGCGCTGCTCGCAGCCGGCACCCACGGGCACTAACTCGGGCCAGGGCCAGCACCGGCACCTCGCG CGGGAGGAGCGACACCTCGCCTGCGACGGGAAGCGAATTGGAAAGGAGACCACCCTGCTCAAAGTACCGAACACCGCCGAAGCTCTCCCCATGACAGAGAGAGCCCCGGAAGAGCCGGCCCGCCGGGGGCCCTTTCCGACGCGACCCGAAAAGCCTCATCGATCGGAACCGACAGAGGGAAAGACGGAAAGAAAAGCCGCCACGGAAACGGCGACGAAGGCCCCACGGCCACGGTCCTGGGACAACGGCAACGGAAGCCCAGCATGCACaccacacccccccccaccGGCCGGCTCCACCACGGTCCAGGCGGGCAGCGGGCAGATGACTGCAGGGCTCCGCACACGCATGCGAGCGGGACACGTCCCCGAGAGGCCCTCGCCGCGGCTTGGCGCCGCCGAGCCTCCCCGACGCTCCCGAGGCCGCCGACGCCGACGGGCCACTTCCAGCTTTTTCACAACTGGtcacacagcagaggaggagagcgGGGGGTGCCGCCACCCACCCGCGGGCCGCAACACAACGGAAACGGGGCAGCTGCCGCCGACCATGCCACGGGCCACCGGCTTTCGTCCGCCTCGCAGCGACCGGCTTCCCTCCGGAAAAGCCGG GCCAGACACCACGGGCCGCCCCGGCACGGTGGCTCGATCGCGCCGGCCACTACCGAGAAAGGGCgaggcgccgccgcctcgcccACGACATTCAcctggggggggcgggggctcTCTGTCGGGTTCCGGTCCGCACTACGGCACGGCCGGCCACCGTGGCCGGCCGTCGCCCCTGAAAAACTCCGCCCGCTACGCGG GCAACCGGGACAAGCCGAGGCCACACGCCCCACTGCATGTCCCCCGCAGCCCTTCCGACACGGACAACTCTGGCAAAACAGGTCGGGAGCGGGGAACGAGGCGCAGCCACCTCGGCCGACCGAGCCGTGCTCGGGGGCTCTCGGGGAAAGGGCCGGGGGAAAGCCTCGGCAGGCTCAACACAAGCCCCCGGCCGCAGTCCACCCCCCGGCTGCCGGTCACCGCGCACCAAACCGACAGCCGAAAAACACCACGCCCGCTGAGCGGGCAGGCCCCCGGCTTAAGGCCAGGCAGAAAAGGGACgaggcgccgccgcctcgcccAACCACCGTGCCCGGGGGGGAGCAAGCGGGtgcctgccccccccccccgaactTCACGAAACCGGCGGCAGCCCGGCCGGAGCGGGACACACTCGCGGCTTTTTCTCCCTCggtcttctctttctctcccacgGCCTCCACACCTCGCCTCGGCCGGGGAGCGGCTCTCGGTGATCACCTGGACTCACAACCTGTCCCAGCAAGCTGGGTAG